From the Lolium rigidum isolate FL_2022 chromosome 2, APGP_CSIRO_Lrig_0.1, whole genome shotgun sequence genome, one window contains:
- the LOC124689834 gene encoding uncharacterized protein LOC124689834, with protein MAVIAPSARVSLLLAAVLACALLATRHATAAEAPAPAPGGFGCNPLKDKTCKPGDPKAPENQEEEGGFGARFPGLPTLPIPGIGKIDRDGDGDTDEDDELPSFDTHMTILGH; from the coding sequence ATGGCGGTCATTGCGCCGTCCGCGCGCGTGTCGCTGCTGCTCGCCGCGGTACTCGCCTGCGCGCTCCTCGCCACCAGGCATGCCACCGCCGCCGAGGCCCCCGCTCCCGCGCCCGGCGGCTTCGGGTGCAACCCGCTCAAGGACAAGACGTGCAAGCCGGGAGACCCCAAGGCGCCGGagaaccaggaggaggagggcggcttcGGCGCGAGGTTTCCGGGACTGCCGACGCTGCCCAttcccggcatcggcaagatcgaccgcgacggcgatggcgacaccgacgaggacgacgagctgCCGTCGTTCGACACCCACATGACCATCCTCGGCCACTGA
- the LOC124686632 gene encoding uncharacterized protein LOC124686632, whose translation MATEVLRPHNILPSQPQRIRTTHRKPSARKSPPPPAAAASSTTGRRNHGRRPAVELYAGPAFSGASPEPSSLPLPQFPFQKAVAPVVNDAATRDLRRLLRLE comes from the coding sequence ATGGCCACCGAGGTCCTCCGCCCGCACAACATCCTGCCGTCGCAGCCCCAGAGGATCCGGACCACGCACCGGAAGCCCAGCGCCAGgaagtctcctcctcctccggcggcagCAGCTTCTTCAACAACCGGCCGGAGAAACCATGGAAGGCGCCCCGCGGTGGAACTGTACGCCGGTCCGGCCTTCTCCGGGGCGTCCCCCGAGCCAAGCTCGCTGCCGCTCCCGCAGTTCCCGTTCCAGAAGGCCGTGGCGCCCGTCGTCAACGACGCCGCCACGCGCGACCTCAGGCGCTTGCTGCGCCTGGAGTAG